From Nitratidesulfovibrio vulgaris str. Hildenborough, a single genomic window includes:
- the tuf gene encoding elongation factor Tu gives MGKEKFERKKPHVNIGTIGHIDHGKTTLTAAITKTAGLLGQGKFIAYDEIDKAPEEKERGITIATAHVEYETATRHYAHVDCPGHADYIKNMITGAAQMDGAIIVVAATDGPMPQTREHILLARQVGVPYIVVFLNKCDMVDDEELLELVELEVRELLTSYGFPGDDVPVVRGSALKALESDDPNSDACKPIRELLAACDSYIPEPQRDIDKPFLMPIEDVFSISGRGTVVTGRVERGVIKVGEEVEIVGIKDTTKSTCTGVEMFRKLLDQGQAGDNIGALLRGVKRDDVERGQVLAAPKSITPHRKFKAEVYVLSKEEGGRHTPFFSGYRPQFYFRTTDITGVITLEEGVEMVMPGDNATFNVELIAPIAMELGLRFAIREGGRTVGAGVVSEIVE, from the coding sequence ATGGGTAAGGAAAAATTTGAACGCAAGAAGCCGCACGTCAATATCGGCACCATCGGTCACATCGACCATGGTAAGACCACTCTGACGGCAGCCATCACCAAGACCGCAGGCCTCCTCGGTCAGGGCAAGTTCATCGCGTACGACGAAATCGACAAGGCTCCTGAAGAAAAGGAACGTGGCATCACCATTGCCACCGCCCACGTCGAGTACGAGACCGCTACGCGTCACTACGCGCACGTCGACTGCCCCGGTCACGCCGACTACATCAAGAACATGATCACCGGTGCGGCCCAGATGGACGGTGCCATCATCGTCGTCGCCGCCACCGACGGTCCCATGCCCCAGACCCGTGAGCACATCCTGCTCGCCCGTCAGGTCGGCGTGCCCTACATCGTCGTGTTCCTGAACAAGTGCGACATGGTCGATGACGAAGAGCTTCTCGAACTCGTTGAACTCGAAGTTCGCGAACTTCTCACCAGCTACGGCTTCCCCGGCGACGACGTTCCGGTCGTGCGCGGCTCCGCCCTCAAGGCTCTCGAGTCCGACGATCCCAACTCTGACGCCTGCAAGCCCATCCGCGAGCTGCTCGCCGCTTGCGACAGCTACATCCCCGAGCCTCAGCGCGACATCGACAAGCCCTTCCTGATGCCCATCGAAGACGTGTTCTCGATCTCCGGCCGCGGTACCGTTGTTACCGGTCGTGTCGAGCGCGGTGTCATCAAGGTCGGTGAAGAAGTCGAAATCGTCGGCATCAAGGACACCACCAAGTCGACCTGCACCGGCGTCGAAATGTTCCGCAAGCTGCTCGATCAGGGTCAGGCTGGCGACAACATCGGTGCCCTGCTCCGTGGCGTGAAGCGTGACGACGTGGAACGCGGCCAGGTTCTTGCCGCTCCCAAGTCCATCACTCCCCACCGCAAGTTCAAGGCTGAAGTGTACGTCCTTTCCAAGGAAGAAGGCGGTCGTCACACTCCGTTCTTCTCGGGTTACCGTCCCCAGTTCTACTTCCGTACCACGGACATCACTGGTGTGATCACCCTTGAAGAAGGCGTCGAGATGGTGATGCCCGGCGATAACGCCACCTTCAACGTGGAACTCATCGCCCCCATCGCCATGGAACTCGGTCTCCGCTTCGCTATCCGCGAAGGTGGCCGTACCGTCGGCGCAGGCGTGGTTTCCGAGATCGTGGAGTAA
- the rpmG gene encoding 50S ribosomal protein L33, with the protein MRVNIQLACTECKRRNYATDKNKKNTTGRLELKKYCPWDKKHTVHRETK; encoded by the coding sequence ATGCGCGTCAACATCCAGCTTGCCTGCACCGAGTGCAAGCGGCGTAACTACGCGACCGACAAGAACAAGAAGAATACTACTGGCCGTCTCGAACTGAAGAAGTATTGTCCCTGGGACAAGAAGCACACAGTTCACCGCGAGACCAAGTAA
- the secE gene encoding preprotein translocase subunit SecE, producing MAKKQSNAPEAASASSGTSLGDKVTQFRDYVEEAKVELRKVSWPTRKEAWATSMTVLVFVFVMSLFLGFVDLGLTHLIEFILS from the coding sequence ATGGCGAAAAAGCAATCAAATGCGCCGGAAGCGGCCTCTGCGAGCAGCGGCACCAGTCTCGGAGACAAGGTCACCCAATTCAGGGACTATGTCGAAGAGGCGAAGGTCGAGCTCCGGAAGGTTTCCTGGCCCACCCGGAAGGAAGCCTGGGCGACCAGCATGACCGTGCTGGTCTTTGTGTTCGTCATGTCCCTGTTCCTCGGTTTCGTGGACCTCGGACTGACGCATCTCATCGAATTCATCCTCTCCTGA
- the nusG gene encoding transcription termination/antitermination protein NusG, whose amino-acid sequence MTETTTASKARWYIVHTYSGFENRVEQTIREMIRTGQSQDEIVEVVVPTEKVIELVKGEKRTSTRKFYPGYVMVKMFMTDFSWHLVQSIPKVTGFVGGKNRPTPMRDSEAERILAMMESRQEQPRPKFNFDRGDEVRVIDGPFGGFNGVVEDVNYDKGKLRVSVSIFGRQTPVELDFVQVSKG is encoded by the coding sequence ATGACCGAGACGACTACCGCCTCAAAGGCCCGTTGGTACATCGTACATACCTATTCGGGCTTCGAGAACAGGGTTGAACAGACCATCCGCGAAATGATCCGCACCGGGCAATCCCAGGACGAGATCGTCGAGGTGGTCGTTCCTACGGAAAAGGTCATCGAACTCGTCAAGGGCGAGAAGAGGACCTCCACCCGCAAGTTCTACCCCGGGTATGTGATGGTCAAGATGTTCATGACGGATTTCTCGTGGCATCTCGTCCAGTCCATTCCCAAGGTTACGGGGTTTGTCGGCGGCAAGAACCGCCCCACACCCATGCGCGACAGCGAAGCCGAGCGCATCCTTGCCATGATGGAATCGCGTCAGGAGCAGCCGCGGCCGAAGTTCAACTTCGATCGTGGGGATGAAGTACGGGTCATCGACGGGCCCTTCGGCGGCTTCAACGGAGTCGTTGAAGACGTCAACTATGACAAGGGCAAACTCAGGGTCTCGGTTTCGATCTTCGGTCGCCAGACCCCTGTCGAGCTGGACTTCGTTCAGGTTTCCAAGGGATAG
- the rplK gene encoding 50S ribosomal protein L11 codes for MAKKEVAKIKLQIPAGAANPSPPVGPALGQHGLNIMAFCKEFNAKTMEQKGMITPVVITVYADRSFSFITKTPPASVLLIKAAKLEKGSGEPNRNKVGSVTMAQVEEIAALKMPDLTAKDLEAAKRNILGTARSMGIEVK; via the coding sequence ATGGCTAAGAAAGAAGTTGCCAAAATCAAGCTGCAGATTCCCGCTGGTGCTGCGAACCCCTCGCCGCCGGTGGGCCCCGCCCTGGGTCAGCATGGTCTGAACATCATGGCGTTCTGCAAGGAGTTCAATGCCAAGACGATGGAACAGAAGGGTATGATCACCCCTGTTGTCATCACCGTCTACGCCGACCGCTCCTTCAGCTTTATCACCAAGACCCCCCCCGCTTCCGTGCTCCTGATCAAGGCTGCCAAGCTTGAGAAGGGTTCGGGCGAACCCAACCGTAACAAGGTCGGCAGCGTCACCATGGCGCAGGTCGAAGAGATCGCGGCTCTCAAGATGCCCGACCTCACCGCCAAAGACCTTGAGGCGGCCAAGCGCAACATCCTGGGTACCGCCCGCAGCATGGGCATTGAAGTGAAGTAG
- the rplA gene encoding 50S ribosomal protein L1 yields the protein MPKHGKKYRNATEGLDLTVKYSVEDAVAKSLAAAPAKFDETVDVAICLGVDPKYSDQMVRGAVTMPNGLGKTVRVAVFCKGEKEAEAKAAGADVAGAEELVAKIKEGWLDFDKAIATPDVMALVGQIGRVLGPRGLMPNAKTGTVTFDITTAIKEMKAGRVEFKVDKAGVLHAPLGKVSFGSEKILGNLKALIDTVNRLKPSSAKGTYMQAMAISTTMGPGVKVDPTLIKKFIEG from the coding sequence ATGCCCAAGCACGGCAAAAAATATCGTAACGCGACAGAAGGCCTCGACCTTACCGTCAAGTACTCCGTCGAAGACGCCGTGGCCAAGTCTCTGGCCGCCGCTCCTGCCAAGTTCGACGAAACCGTCGACGTGGCCATCTGCCTTGGCGTCGACCCCAAATATTCCGATCAGATGGTTCGCGGTGCCGTGACCATGCCCAACGGGCTTGGCAAGACCGTTCGCGTAGCCGTCTTCTGCAAGGGTGAAAAGGAAGCCGAAGCCAAGGCCGCCGGTGCCGATGTCGCCGGTGCCGAAGAGCTTGTCGCCAAGATCAAGGAAGGCTGGCTCGACTTCGACAAGGCCATCGCCACCCCCGACGTCATGGCCCTTGTCGGCCAGATCGGTCGTGTGCTCGGCCCCCGCGGCCTGATGCCCAACGCCAAGACCGGCACCGTCACCTTCGACATCACCACCGCCATCAAGGAAATGAAGGCCGGTCGCGTCGAGTTCAAGGTTGACAAGGCCGGTGTCCTTCACGCCCCTCTCGGCAAGGTGTCCTTCGGTTCCGAGAAGATCCTCGGCAACCTCAAGGCCCTTATCGACACCGTGAACCGCCTCAAGCCCTCCAGCGCCAAGGGTACCTACATGCAGGCCATGGCGATCTCCACCACCATGGGCCCCGGCGTGAAGGTCGATCCCACCCTGATCAAGAAGTTCATCGAAGGCTAA
- the rplJ gene encoding 50S ribosomal protein L10, whose amino-acid sequence MNRSEKAAIIEQLKSRAEAASIAVVTDFKGMPVEELTRLRVKLRENGCEYHVVKNTLARIAFTGTAHEPIGTRFKENCAVALGFDDPVAVAKALTDFAKTSKLFAIRHGSLEGKALSADQVSDLAKLPSKPELLARALGTMNAVPTNFVSLFANIIRSLLYVLKDLESKKAAA is encoded by the coding sequence GTGAACAGGTCCGAAAAAGCCGCCATCATCGAGCAGCTCAAGTCTCGTGCCGAGGCTGCTTCCATCGCGGTCGTGACCGACTTCAAGGGTATGCCGGTGGAAGAGCTGACCCGTCTCAGAGTGAAGCTGCGCGAGAATGGTTGTGAATACCACGTCGTGAAGAACACTCTGGCACGGATTGCTTTCACCGGCACTGCGCATGAGCCGATTGGTACTCGGTTCAAGGAAAACTGCGCAGTTGCCCTTGGGTTCGATGATCCCGTCGCGGTGGCCAAGGCGTTGACCGATTTCGCCAAGACCAGCAAGCTGTTCGCTATCCGCCACGGCAGCCTTGAGGGCAAGGCCCTCTCCGCCGACCAGGTCTCCGACCTGGCCAAGCTGCCCAGCAAGCCTGAACTGCTCGCTCGCGCCCTTGGCACGATGAACGCCGTTCCCACCAACTTCGTCAGTCTGTTCGCCAACATCATCCGCAGCCTGCTCTATGTCCTCAAGGACCTCGAGAGCAAGAAAGCCGCGGCCTAG
- the rplL gene encoding 50S ribosomal protein L7/L12 — MSITKEQVVEFIGNMTVLELSEFIKELEEKFGVSAAAPMAAMAVAAPAGDAAPAEEEKTEFDIILKSAGANKIGVIKVVRALTGLGLKEAKDKVDGAPSTLKEAASKEEAEEAKKQLVEAGAEVEIK, encoded by the coding sequence ATGTCCATCACCAAAGAACAGGTCGTTGAATTCATCGGCAACATGACTGTCCTCGAACTCTCCGAATTCATCAAGGAACTCGAAGAGAAGTTCGGCGTTTCCGCTGCCGCTCCCATGGCTGCCATGGCCGTTGCCGCTCCTGCTGGCGATGCCGCCCCTGCCGAAGAAGAAAAGACCGAATTCGACATCATCCTGAAGAGCGCCGGTGCCAACAAGATCGGCGTCATCAAGGTTGTCCGCGCCCTTACCGGCCTCGGCCTGAAGGAAGCCAAGGACAAGGTCGACGGCGCTCCCTCGACCCTGAAGGAAGCCGCTTCCAAGGAAGAGGCCGAAGAAGCCAAGAAGCAGCTCGTCGAAGCTGGCGCCGAAGTCGAAATCAAGTAG
- the rpoB gene encoding DNA-directed RNA polymerase subunit beta, translating to MGQLTKKFGKIDVSLPIPHLLNLQVDSYVKFLQEGATERRHDEGLEGVFRSVFPIEDFNRTASLEFVSYEVGEPKYDQPECISKGLTYEAPIRIKVRLVVYDVDEDSGNRTIRDIKEQEIYFGTLPLMTEKGTFIINGTERVIVNQLQRSPGIIFEHDSGKTHSSRKVLYSCRIIPMRGSWLDFDFDHKDILYVRIDRRRKMPATILFKAMGMSKTDILDYFYKKEFYRLDPMGRLMWEVQKDMYRKDSAFVDIEDGKGGTIVKAGKPITKRAWRLISEAGLETIEVAPDTIEGMFLAEDIVNPATGEVLAEAADEITASLVENLREAGISRLPVLHTKGLETSSSLRDTLVLDKTPDMEAAQVEIYRRLRPSSPPTPEIAASFFDNLFRSADYYDLSPVGRYKLNQRLGIDQSVDLRTLTDDDILRAIRVLLHLKDSHGPADDIDHLGNRRVRPVGELVENQYRIGLVRMERAIKERMSLQEVSTLMPHDLINPKPVAAVLKEFFGTSQLSQFMDQTNALSEVTHKRRLSALGPGGLTRERAGFEVRDVHTSHYGRICPIETPEGPNIGLIVSLTTYAKVNDFGFIETPYRIIREGALTDEIKFLDASREQGEVVAQANAAVDADGKLADEYVTARVRGDVLMSHRDEVTLMDISPSQMVSISAALIPFLEHDDANRALMGSNMQRQAVPLLRSEKPIVGTGMEGDVARDSGACILAEGPGIVRYADATRIIVSYENGLYPDRGGVRAYDLQKYHKSNQNSCFGQRPTCHPGQIVKKGDVLADGPGIEDGELALGKNLVVAFMPWCGYNFEDSILISERVVKEDVFTSIHIEEFEVVARDTKLGPEEITRDIPNVGEDMLRNLDGSGIIRIGASVKPDDILVGKITPKGETQLTPEEKLLRAIFGDKARDVKNTSLKVPPGIEGTIIDVKVFNRRSGEKDERTRNIEDYETARIDKKEQDHVRALGDALRDRLADTLVGKQIAVTLPGKRKGEVLAEAGAPMTRELLDALPVKRLAGLFKSREVDEMVDTALEDYDRQVAFLKGIYDSKREKVTEGDDLPPGVIKMVKVHIAVKRKLNVGDKMAGRHGNKGVVSCILPEEDMPFFADGRPVDIVLNPLGVPSRMNIGQIMETHLGWGAKELGRQLAEMLDSGAAMATLRHEVKDVFRSATIAKLVDEMDDETFRKAVSKLRTGIVTKTPVFDGASEEDIWSWIERAGMDGDGKTVLYDGRTGDKFYNRVTTGVMYILKLHHLVDEKIHARSTGPYSLVTQQPLGGKAQFGGQRLGEMEVWALEAYGASYLLQEFLTVKSDDVTGRVKMYEKIVKGDNFLEAGLPESFNVLVKELMSLGLNVTLHQEEGKKRPKRVGFMSAL from the coding sequence ATGGGCCAGCTTACGAAGAAGTTCGGCAAGATCGATGTCTCGCTCCCCATTCCGCATCTGCTGAACCTGCAGGTGGATTCCTATGTGAAATTCCTGCAGGAAGGAGCGACCGAACGCAGACACGATGAAGGCCTCGAAGGGGTCTTCAGGTCGGTGTTCCCCATTGAGGATTTCAACCGAACCGCCAGTCTCGAGTTCGTCAGCTATGAAGTGGGCGAACCCAAGTACGACCAGCCCGAATGCATATCCAAGGGCCTCACCTACGAAGCGCCCATTCGCATAAAGGTTCGTCTCGTCGTCTATGACGTTGACGAAGACTCTGGCAACCGCACCATCCGTGACATCAAGGAACAGGAGATCTACTTCGGTACCCTGCCCCTGATGACCGAGAAGGGCACCTTCATCATCAACGGCACCGAACGCGTCATCGTCAACCAGTTGCAGCGTTCGCCCGGTATCATCTTCGAGCACGATTCGGGCAAGACCCATTCGAGCCGCAAGGTGCTCTACTCGTGCCGCATCATTCCCATGCGCGGCTCGTGGCTCGATTTCGACTTCGACCACAAGGACATCCTGTACGTCCGCATCGACCGCCGCCGCAAGATGCCCGCGACCATCCTCTTCAAGGCGATGGGGATGTCCAAGACCGACATCCTCGACTACTTCTACAAGAAGGAGTTCTACCGCCTCGACCCCATGGGCCGTCTCATGTGGGAAGTCCAGAAGGACATGTACCGCAAGGATTCTGCCTTCGTCGACATCGAGGACGGCAAGGGCGGTACCATCGTCAAGGCTGGCAAGCCCATCACCAAGCGTGCATGGCGCCTCATCTCCGAAGCCGGGCTCGAGACCATCGAGGTGGCTCCTGACACCATCGAGGGCATGTTCCTCGCCGAAGACATCGTGAACCCGGCCACTGGTGAAGTGCTTGCCGAGGCTGCCGACGAAATCACCGCTTCGCTGGTCGAGAACCTGCGCGAAGCCGGCATTTCGCGCCTGCCCGTGCTGCACACCAAGGGTCTTGAGACCTCGTCTTCGCTTCGCGACACCCTCGTGCTGGACAAGACCCCCGACATGGAGGCCGCACAGGTCGAGATATACCGTCGCCTGCGTCCGAGCTCGCCGCCCACGCCTGAGATCGCCGCGTCGTTCTTCGACAATCTCTTCCGCAGCGCCGACTACTACGACCTGTCGCCGGTGGGCCGCTACAAGCTCAACCAGCGTCTTGGCATCGACCAGTCCGTCGACCTGCGCACCCTCACCGATGACGACATCCTGCGCGCCATCCGCGTGCTCCTGCACCTGAAGGACTCGCACGGCCCTGCCGACGACATCGACCATCTGGGCAACCGCCGTGTGCGCCCCGTGGGCGAACTGGTCGAGAACCAGTACCGCATCGGTCTCGTCCGCATGGAACGCGCCATCAAGGAACGCATGAGCCTTCAGGAAGTCTCCACGCTCATGCCGCACGACCTCATCAACCCGAAGCCCGTGGCCGCGGTGCTGAAGGAGTTCTTCGGAACCTCGCAGCTTTCGCAGTTCATGGACCAGACCAACGCCCTTTCCGAAGTGACGCACAAGCGTCGTCTCTCGGCCCTCGGCCCCGGTGGTCTGACGCGCGAACGTGCGGGCTTCGAAGTACGAGACGTGCACACGTCGCACTACGGTCGTATCTGCCCCATCGAAACGCCTGAAGGCCCGAACATCGGCCTCATCGTTTCGTTGACCACCTACGCCAAGGTGAACGATTTCGGCTTCATCGAGACGCCCTATCGCATCATCCGCGAAGGTGCCCTCACGGACGAAATCAAGTTCCTCGACGCCTCGCGCGAACAGGGCGAAGTCGTGGCGCAGGCCAACGCAGCCGTCGATGCCGATGGCAAGCTGGCGGACGAATACGTCACCGCCCGCGTGCGCGGCGACGTGCTCATGTCGCACCGTGACGAAGTGACGCTGATGGACATCTCGCCCAGCCAGATGGTCTCCATCTCCGCCGCGCTCATCCCCTTCCTTGAGCACGACGACGCCAACCGCGCGCTCATGGGTTCGAACATGCAGCGTCAGGCCGTGCCGCTTCTCCGTTCCGAGAAGCCCATCGTCGGCACCGGCATGGAAGGCGACGTGGCCCGCGACTCGGGCGCGTGCATCCTCGCCGAAGGCCCCGGCATCGTGCGCTACGCCGACGCCACGCGCATCATCGTCAGCTACGAGAACGGGCTCTACCCCGATCGTGGCGGCGTGCGCGCGTACGACCTTCAGAAGTACCACAAGTCCAACCAGAACTCGTGCTTCGGCCAGCGTCCCACCTGTCATCCCGGGCAGATCGTCAAGAAGGGCGACGTGCTCGCCGACGGCCCCGGCATCGAGGATGGCGAACTGGCTCTGGGCAAGAACCTCGTCGTGGCCTTCATGCCCTGGTGCGGTTACAACTTCGAAGACTCCATCCTCATCTCCGAACGGGTGGTGAAGGAGGACGTCTTCACTTCGATCCACATCGAAGAGTTCGAAGTCGTCGCCCGTGACACCAAGCTCGGCCCCGAAGAGATCACCCGCGACATCCCGAACGTCGGCGAGGACATGCTCCGCAACCTCGACGGCAGCGGCATCATCCGCATCGGTGCCAGCGTGAAGCCCGACGACATCCTCGTCGGCAAGATCACGCCCAAGGGCGAGACCCAGCTCACCCCCGAAGAGAAGCTCCTCCGGGCCATCTTCGGCGACAAGGCACGCGACGTGAAGAACACCTCCCTCAAGGTACCCCCGGGCATCGAGGGAACCATCATCGATGTGAAGGTGTTCAACCGTCGTTCCGGCGAGAAGGACGAGCGCACCCGCAATATCGAAGACTACGAGACCGCGCGCATCGACAAGAAGGAACAGGACCACGTCCGTGCCCTTGGCGATGCCCTGCGCGACCGTCTCGCCGATACCCTGGTGGGCAAGCAGATTGCCGTCACCCTGCCCGGCAAGCGCAAGGGCGAGGTGCTGGCTGAAGCTGGTGCCCCCATGACCCGCGAACTTCTCGACGCCCTGCCCGTCAAGCGGCTGGCAGGTCTGTTCAAGAGCCGTGAGGTCGACGAGATGGTCGACACGGCCCTCGAGGATTACGACCGTCAGGTGGCCTTCCTCAAGGGCATCTACGACTCGAAGCGCGAGAAGGTCACCGAAGGCGACGACCTGCCCCCCGGCGTCATCAAGATGGTCAAGGTGCACATCGCCGTGAAGCGTAAGCTGAACGTGGGCGACAAGATGGCCGGCCGTCACGGTAACAAGGGTGTCGTTTCGTGCATTCTGCCCGAAGAGGACATGCCCTTCTTTGCCGACGGACGCCCGGTCGACATCGTGCTGAACCCCCTCGGCGTGCCTTCGCGAATGAACATCGGCCAGATCATGGAGACCCACCTCGGGTGGGGTGCCAAGGAACTGGGCCGTCAGCTCGCCGAAATGCTCGACAGCGGTGCCGCCATGGCAACGCTGCGCCACGAGGTCAAGGACGTGTTCCGTTCCGCCACCATCGCCAAGTTGGTCGACGAGATGGACGACGAGACCTTCCGCAAGGCCGTGTCGAAACTGCGCACCGGCATCGTGACCAAGACCCCCGTCTTCGACGGCGCGTCCGAAGAGGACATCTGGTCGTGGATCGAGCGCGCGGGCATGGACGGGGACGGCAAGACGGTACTGTACGACGGCCGCACCGGTGACAAGTTCTACAACCGCGTCACCACCGGGGTCATGTACATCCTCAAGCTGCACCACCTGGTCGACGAGAAGATACACGCCCGCTCCACGGGCCCGTACTCCCTCGTCACCCAGCAGCCCCTTGGCGGCAAGGCCCAGTTCGGTGGCCAGCGTCTGGGTGAAATGGAAGTGTGGGCACTCGAGGCATACGGCGCATCGTACCTCCTGCAGGAGTTCCTCACCGTCAAGTCCGACGACGTGACGGGCCGCGTGAAGATGTACGAGAAGATCGTGAAGGGCGACAACTTCCTCGAAGCCGGTCTGCCCGAATCGTTCAACGTTCTCGTCAAGGAACTCATGTCGCTGGGTCTGAACGTGACGCTGCATCAGGAAGAAGGCAAGAAGCGCCCGAAGCGTGTCGGCTTCATGAGCGCGCTCTAG